In one Thioclava sp. ES.031 genomic region, the following are encoded:
- a CDS encoding glycosyltransferase family 39 protein, with amino-acid sequence MSADPMPRAAGRALPDAIWPLSIVAYFIFQTLYRTALGGALGLDDAQMIFDARSFAWGYGPQLPLFAWLQHLVLMVTGPTMFGLAVLKNTLLCGTALTCYGLMRTRLDPRRAWIATLGLALLPQIAWESQRALTHSVLATFSAALCFATIWWIARRPSLAGFVTFGLVLGMGLLSKYNFVLLPISTTIALIGFPEFRASFRDRRLFLSLLIAAAIALPPYVWILNHPEIAFASAKKFDAAEDVSLGARLIGPVLATGEGVLNFLALPLLVGGLLFWRYREHKPDAPQPLLRLMLRVMVIGLVLLLLGALAVGAGQIKDRWLQPLLFLAGPALGLWLLPRLSATGLRRLQQVYAVLLVLVTIALPIHFFQGKSRNAAPFETLVPQLVAAVGADASLIAPQWEGANILYRAPRMTVLNASSDFTKPLPGGPAFVIWEGANETTGADLLRATYPDHPDWTTGEVQQLAAPYPFADGKNFTLSFARVVKPGDQPR; translated from the coding sequence ATGAGCGCCGACCCGATGCCCCGCGCTGCAGGCCGCGCCCTGCCCGATGCGATCTGGCCCCTTAGCATCGTCGCCTATTTCATCTTCCAGACCCTCTACCGCACCGCCTTGGGCGGCGCGCTCGGGCTCGACGATGCGCAGATGATCTTCGATGCGCGCAGCTTCGCGTGGGGCTATGGCCCGCAACTGCCGCTTTTCGCGTGGCTGCAGCATCTGGTCTTAATGGTGACCGGGCCGACGATGTTCGGCCTCGCGGTTCTGAAAAACACCCTGCTCTGCGGCACGGCCCTGACCTGCTACGGGCTGATGCGCACGCGGCTCGATCCGCGCCGGGCATGGATCGCGACGCTGGGCCTCGCGCTGCTGCCGCAGATCGCATGGGAGAGCCAGCGCGCCCTGACCCATTCGGTGCTTGCGACCTTCTCGGCGGCGCTGTGCTTTGCCACGATCTGGTGGATCGCGCGCCGCCCCAGCCTCGCGGGCTTCGTGACGTTCGGGCTGGTGCTGGGCATGGGGCTGCTGTCGAAATACAACTTCGTGCTGCTGCCGATCTCGACCACCATCGCGCTGATCGGCTTTCCGGAATTCCGCGCGTCCTTCCGCGACCGCCGCCTGTTCCTGTCGTTGCTGATCGCCGCCGCGATCGCGCTGCCGCCCTATGTCTGGATCCTGAACCATCCCGAGATCGCCTTCGCCTCGGCGAAGAAATTCGACGCCGCCGAAGACGTCTCGCTGGGCGCGCGGCTTATCGGTCCGGTTCTTGCAACCGGTGAAGGCGTGCTGAATTTCCTAGCCTTGCCTTTGCTGGTCGGCGGGCTGCTTTTCTGGCGCTACCGGGAGCACAAACCCGACGCGCCGCAACCGCTGTTGCGGCTGATGCTGCGCGTGATGGTAATCGGCCTCGTGCTGCTGCTGCTCGGTGCGCTTGCGGTCGGAGCGGGGCAGATCAAGGATCGCTGGCTGCAACCGCTGCTGTTCCTCGCAGGCCCCGCGCTTGGCCTTTGGCTTCTGCCCCGGCTTAGTGCGACCGGGCTGCGGCGGCTGCAGCAGGTCTATGCCGTGCTGCTCGTGCTGGTGACGATCGCGCTGCCGATCCATTTCTTTCAGGGCAAGAGCCGCAATGCCGCCCCCTTCGAGACGCTGGTGCCGCAGCTGGTGGCCGCCGTCGGAGCGGATGCGAGCCTGATCGCGCCGCAATGGGAAGGCGCGAATATCCTCTACCGCGCGCCCCGGATGACGGTGCTGAATGCCAGTTCGGACTTTACGAAACCCCTGCCCGGCGGCCCGGCCTTCGTGATCTGGGAAGGCGCGAATGAAACGACCGGCGCGGACCTTCTGCGCGCGACCTACCCGGATCATCCCGACTGGACGACCGGCGAGGTGCAGCAGCTCGCGGCCCCCTACCCCTTCGCGGACGGGAAAAACTTCACCCTCTCCTTCGCGCGGGTCGTGAAGCCCGGCGATCAGCCCCGCTGA
- a CDS encoding formate dehydrogenase subunit delta, with translation MKPEKLAGMANQIAQFFESQPGDQAHAVADHINANWAPTMRDTFLAAADKLDLHPLVKAALPEIRAPQRG, from the coding sequence ATGAAGCCTGAGAAACTCGCCGGGATGGCCAATCAGATCGCACAGTTCTTCGAGAGCCAGCCCGGCGATCAGGCGCATGCCGTCGCCGATCACATCAATGCCAACTGGGCGCCCACGATGCGCGACACGTTCCTCGCGGCGGCCGACAAGCTGGACCTGCACCCGCTGGTGAAAGCGGCCTTGCCGGAGATCCGCGCCCCTCAGCGGGGCTGA
- the fdhD gene encoding formate dehydrogenase accessory sulfurtransferase FdhD produces the protein MTATDWDMPSGAVQRLAEEVPVALSFDGVTQAVMMASPADLEDFALGFALSEGLIADASEITRQELEVTEAGIEARNWLAAPAGARFAERRRATMGPVGCGLCGIEQLEEARRKLSPVRPPRFTMMPEQAAEALETLRDHQPLQDETRAAHASSFWQPGKGIVLTREDVGRHNALDKLIGALIRQGIAPAGGALVMTSRLSVDLIQKVVTLGIPVIVGPSAPTALAVSEARDAGLTVIARAGRGLALYTAPQEATA, from the coding sequence ATGACAGCGACGGATTGGGACATGCCCAGCGGCGCGGTGCAGCGGCTCGCCGAGGAAGTGCCGGTCGCGCTGTCCTTCGACGGGGTGACGCAGGCGGTGATGATGGCGAGTCCCGCCGATCTGGAGGATTTCGCACTGGGCTTCGCGCTGTCCGAAGGGCTGATCGCGGACGCGTCCGAGATCACCCGGCAGGAGCTGGAAGTGACCGAGGCCGGGATCGAGGCGCGCAACTGGCTGGCAGCGCCCGCGGGCGCGCGCTTTGCCGAACGCCGCCGCGCTACGATGGGCCCGGTGGGCTGCGGGCTCTGCGGGATCGAACAGTTGGAAGAGGCACGCCGCAAGTTGTCCCCGGTCCGCCCGCCCCGCTTCACTATGATGCCGGAACAGGCTGCGGAGGCGCTCGAGACCCTGCGCGACCACCAGCCGTTGCAGGACGAGACCCGCGCCGCCCATGCGTCGAGCTTCTGGCAGCCGGGCAAGGGGATCGTGCTGACGCGCGAAGATGTCGGGCGGCACAACGCGCTCGACAAGCTGATCGGGGCGCTGATCCGGCAGGGGATCGCCCCCGCAGGCGGCGCGCTGGTGATGACCTCGCGGCTCTCGGTCGATCTGATCCAGAAGGTCGTGACGCTCGGCATCCCCGTCATCGTCGGCCCCTCCGCCCCGACCGCGCTTGCGGTGAGCGAGGCGCGGGACGCGGGCCTTACCGTTATCGCGCGCGCAGGCCGGGGCCTCGCGCTTTACACCGCGCCGCAGGAGGCCACCGCATGA